The following are from one region of the Spirochaetae bacterium HGW-Spirochaetae-1 genome:
- a CDS encoding histidine kinase — protein sequence MKKNILIVEDDHVTALLMKRFCIELGNTAVDIISKGEEAINSVNTLDPHIVLMDITLEGEIDGIEAADRIYRQSNVPVIFITTSTDDETVTRAMSSNPFGYIIKPFTKKDIKTAIEMALLRHDLENTIRENEYQMTTILNSIGDAVVVVNHDETITYMNPVAELMTGQNLHTSLGSHFSGIIHIETTAGKRLKNINSFAREDENSHLYIIQKSGNPLPIDYKISARRDDKGGSLGTVMVFRDITERVFSDDKLKETLAYLRRAMGGIIEAMDRTVESRDPYTAGHQRRVADLVHNMAIHMGFSADKIEGIRMAGMIHDLGKISIPAEILSKPARLTPIEFNLVKSHVQIGYDILKTIDFPWPVAAIVYEHHERMDGSGYPRGLTGDNISREGRLMAVADVVEAMASHRPYRASLGIEKALNEIRNWSGTLYDSDAVECCISLFRDKNYVLAEKDTR from the coding sequence ATGAAAAAAAATATTCTTATCGTTGAAGACGACCATGTGACCGCCCTCCTCATGAAAAGGTTTTGTATCGAACTGGGTAACACCGCCGTGGACATCATTTCAAAAGGCGAAGAGGCGATCAATTCTGTAAATACTCTCGATCCTCATATCGTGCTCATGGATATTACCCTGGAGGGAGAAATCGACGGCATTGAGGCGGCTGACAGAATTTACCGGCAGTCCAACGTACCGGTAATTTTCATCACCACATCAACCGACGATGAAACAGTTACCCGCGCCATGTCTTCAAATCCCTTCGGTTACATAATAAAACCATTCACAAAAAAGGATATTAAAACCGCGATTGAAATGGCGCTACTCCGGCATGATCTGGAAAACACCATCAGGGAAAACGAATACCAGATGACAACCATTTTAAACAGCATCGGCGATGCCGTCGTGGTCGTCAATCATGACGAAACCATAACATACATGAACCCCGTGGCGGAATTAATGACGGGGCAGAACCTGCATACCTCACTGGGTAGTCACTTCAGCGGTATCATACACATAGAGACCACGGCAGGGAAAAGACTGAAGAATATAAACAGCTTTGCACGGGAAGACGAAAATTCCCATCTCTATATAATTCAGAAATCCGGAAATCCCCTCCCCATTGATTACAAGATCAGCGCCCGCAGAGATGACAAGGGTGGCTCCCTGGGGACCGTCATGGTTTTCAGGGATATCACCGAAAGAGTTTTTTCCGATGATAAATTGAAGGAAACACTGGCCTATCTGAGAAGAGCCATGGGAGGCATTATCGAGGCCATGGATCGCACCGTGGAGAGCCGGGACCCCTATACCGCCGGACATCAACGACGGGTAGCAGACCTGGTACATAACATGGCAATACATATGGGATTCTCCGCCGACAAGATCGAAGGCATCCGCATGGCCGGTATGATACATGATCTGGGTAAAATATCGATACCGGCGGAAATCCTGAGCAAGCCGGCACGCCTGACACCCATAGAATTCAACCTGGTCAAAAGTCATGTACAGATCGGCTATGACATATTAAAGACCATCGATTTCCCCTGGCCTGTGGCCGCCATCGTCTACGAGCATCACGAACGTATGGACGGTTCCGGTTATCCGCGGGGACTCACAGGCGACAATATCAGCAGGGAGGGGCGGTTGATGGCCGTGGCCGATGTAGTTGAAGCCATGGCCTCGCACCGGCCGTATCGTGCTTCACTAGGCATTGAAAAAGCCCTGAATGAAATCAGAAACTGGAGCGGCACCCTCTATGACAGCGATGCCGTGGAGTGCTGCATATCTCTTTTCAGGGATAAAAATTATGTGCTGGCCGAAAAAGACACACGCTAA
- a CDS encoding activase produces MHSLGINIGSSSIKIVLLEDDSVLWHEVVAHEGNFLDTLKQTLNDKHIPHDSISLATGTEGRYLLNMNNVIESVCIEEALHALDYKVDAVVSLGGENFVVYTIDSEGKIITNFSGNKCASGTGEFFKQQLGRMNLTLPEVHTIPESSRVQPMASRCSVFMKSDCTHKLNKGEATKGDIVLSLSDVMATKVVDFLKRAKIQDGSVLLSGGVTRNKYIIRFLKEKLPNVKFVIPDEAAYFEAFGAALLARTAGSTFPDEENRYKPNVIGFSRLPGLKTAEGRVTYLQPRRGKAKPGGEYILGVDGGSTTTKIALIDIETDEIVAEHYGRTHGDPVRALKNCIVEVKKQLKEQIGDAPISITLTSTTGSSREILGVFLETPAVYNEIIAHAVGTTYFKEDIDTIFEIGGQDAKYVYLKNKVPIDYAMNEACSAGTGSFIEESASGDLNITRVEEIGEIAVRAESPLKFGEACSAFINSDIRKAIQHGASREDITAGIITSIVSNYLNRVVGNRAIGKNIVLQGGVAKNRAIPLAFAMLLDKDIIVPPDPELLGCFGVGILARQKFNDGFIEKASYDLDKMLASEIVYEREFNCKACENLCSIRVLNVNGNKYMFGGRCNKYTNIRRKKTFDESGVFNYIDRREELLFQVCAPAPGSLERKRDYVVGVPRAFSVYTLWPLYSWFFHELGIETKLSETIEHEGIARTEGAYCFPAEIAHGAVQSIINSGTDYIFVPHFRDMPSYEEDVHANFCPITQSLPYYIKKAFTDVPEDRLLAPVVTFKYGIEKALEGFIAMGKQLGIGESEVRKAFKIANAKQLEFGDKYKAMGAEALEAARKAERPVIALLGRPYNAFTRDANMGIPLKFTSRGYSVIPFDMLPFEDTKIFSNMYWYYGQQDMKASAFLKKEDNIFVTYITNFSCAPDSFMLHYIRWYMGMKPFLVLELDSHSADAGVDTRVEAFLDIIEGYRNISSSEEERYDNGLRFINNGKDPLHLMDIHGNKRIDIFGNNKVKMLLSNMGRLSSELLAATLRSANVNAEAMPLPDAYTLQLARSYMSGKECLPSQLVLGAALKYLTSEKYRKDEIYLLFVPTTTGPCRTGQYFVFYENLFKDLRIENVVVVTLDSENSYNELGSKFSRHAWWGLVAADFMKDIETSLRTCAVDPLAAIAKYDELWQELIDIAETDTSKIIPAMKRIAGEIAKIPLKQKMKDAPKVLVVGEIYVRRDDFAVDELIRLMSRKGIIAKVSGITEWIYYCDYMRRYEIVKRLKLIPWYSRYFSKDFRDLILFGIEAKWKHSVEHKVKKALESTELIPETPHDMDKIMGNAFDHFVTSELESEISISSGVASTALMGDFSGVVNISPFACLIGRVIEGLVTPWARERLYPIISVEIDGDILPPNIINKLDIFMLNVLRFRNNPDAMDLVEKEGEQDTSLTRKVIRLS; encoded by the coding sequence ATGCACAGTCTGGGTATAAATATTGGCTCTTCAAGTATAAAAATCGTACTTCTTGAGGATGATTCTGTTCTCTGGCATGAGGTCGTTGCCCATGAAGGCAATTTTCTCGACACTCTGAAGCAAACATTGAATGATAAACATATACCGCATGATTCAATTTCGCTGGCAACGGGTACCGAAGGACGCTACCTGCTCAACATGAACAACGTCATCGAATCGGTCTGTATAGAAGAGGCGCTGCATGCCCTGGATTACAAGGTCGATGCCGTGGTTTCACTGGGGGGTGAGAATTTTGTCGTGTACACCATTGACAGTGAGGGAAAGATAATTACCAATTTTTCCGGCAACAAGTGCGCATCGGGGACCGGAGAGTTTTTCAAACAGCAGCTTGGTCGTATGAATCTAACGCTCCCCGAGGTTCACACTATTCCCGAAAGCTCCCGCGTTCAGCCCATGGCCTCACGCTGTTCCGTTTTCATGAAAAGCGACTGTACACATAAACTGAACAAGGGGGAAGCTACCAAAGGCGATATCGTTCTTTCTTTGAGCGATGTTATGGCCACAAAGGTTGTTGATTTTCTAAAGCGGGCGAAGATTCAGGACGGTTCAGTCCTTCTTTCCGGCGGTGTGACACGGAACAAATATATAATCCGGTTTCTGAAGGAGAAGCTCCCCAATGTGAAATTTGTCATTCCCGACGAGGCGGCATACTTCGAGGCCTTTGGCGCGGCACTTCTCGCAAGAACAGCCGGCAGCACTTTCCCAGATGAGGAGAACAGGTACAAGCCCAATGTAATCGGCTTTTCACGTCTTCCGGGATTGAAGACCGCCGAAGGGCGTGTTACTTATTTGCAGCCGCGGCGGGGAAAGGCGAAGCCCGGTGGCGAATATATTCTCGGTGTAGACGGCGGTTCCACGACGACAAAGATCGCACTTATTGACATCGAGACCGATGAAATTGTCGCCGAGCATTACGGGAGAACCCACGGAGACCCGGTGCGGGCTCTGAAGAATTGTATAGTTGAAGTAAAGAAACAGCTCAAGGAACAGATCGGCGATGCGCCGATCAGCATAACACTTACTTCCACAACGGGTTCGTCGCGGGAGATCCTGGGCGTATTTCTTGAAACACCGGCCGTATATAACGAGATCATAGCACATGCCGTGGGAACGACCTATTTCAAGGAAGATATTGACACCATATTTGAAATCGGCGGCCAGGACGCCAAGTATGTATACCTGAAGAACAAGGTCCCCATCGACTATGCAATGAATGAGGCCTGCTCGGCCGGAACCGGTTCGTTTATCGAGGAATCGGCCTCGGGGGACCTGAATATCACCAGGGTAGAAGAAATCGGCGAGATAGCGGTCCGGGCCGAATCCCCTCTCAAATTCGGTGAGGCCTGTTCGGCATTTATCAATTCCGACATACGCAAGGCTATACAGCACGGCGCCTCTCGCGAGGACATTACGGCGGGGATCATAACCTCCATTGTCTCCAATTATCTCAACCGGGTTGTGGGCAACAGGGCCATCGGGAAGAACATTGTTCTTCAGGGCGGCGTTGCCAAGAACAGGGCCATTCCGCTGGCATTCGCCATGCTTCTTGACAAGGATATCATCGTGCCTCCCGATCCCGAGCTCCTGGGGTGCTTCGGTGTGGGTATTCTTGCCAGGCAAAAGTTTAATGACGGCTTCATAGAAAAGGCCTCCTATGACCTGGACAAGATGCTGGCCTCGGAAATCGTCTATGAACGTGAGTTCAACTGCAAGGCCTGCGAGAATCTCTGTTCCATCAGGGTGCTCAATGTAAACGGCAACAAATATATGTTCGGCGGACGATGTAACAAGTACACCAATATACGAAGAAAGAAAACATTTGATGAATCCGGTGTCTTCAACTATATAGACAGACGAGAAGAGCTTCTGTTTCAGGTTTGCGCACCCGCGCCCGGTTCACTGGAGCGCAAGCGCGACTATGTGGTGGGAGTTCCCAGGGCCTTTTCCGTGTACACCCTCTGGCCCCTCTACTCCTGGTTTTTTCATGAGTTGGGCATCGAAACAAAACTTTCCGAAACCATCGAGCATGAGGGCATAGCCAGAACAGAGGGAGCGTACTGCTTCCCTGCCGAAATCGCCCACGGGGCCGTTCAGTCCATCATCAACAGCGGCACCGATTATATCTTTGTTCCCCATTTCCGCGACATGCCCAGCTACGAGGAGGATGTCCATGCAAACTTCTGTCCCATCACGCAAAGCCTTCCTTACTATATAAAAAAGGCCTTCACCGATGTGCCCGAGGACCGGCTGCTGGCGCCTGTGGTCACCTTCAAGTACGGCATCGAAAAGGCCCTGGAGGGATTTATCGCCATGGGGAAACAGCTCGGTATCGGCGAGTCCGAAGTGCGCAAAGCCTTCAAGATCGCCAATGCCAAGCAGCTGGAGTTCGGCGATAAATACAAGGCCATGGGAGCCGAGGCCCTTGAGGCCGCGAGAAAGGCCGAGCGCCCCGTCATAGCACTGCTGGGAAGACCGTATAATGCCTTCACGCGCGACGCCAACATGGGGATACCCCTGAAGTTTACCAGCCGGGGATATTCCGTGATTCCCTTCGACATGCTTCCTTTTGAAGACACGAAGATTTTCAGCAACATGTACTGGTATTACGGTCAGCAGGATATGAAGGCCAGCGCCTTTCTTAAGAAGGAAGATAATATTTTCGTAACTTATATTACGAATTTTTCCTGCGCTCCCGATTCCTTCATGCTTCACTACATACGGTGGTACATGGGCATGAAGCCCTTCCTGGTTCTGGAACTGGATTCCCATTCCGCCGATGCCGGTGTTGACACGCGGGTTGAGGCTTTCCTTGATATCATTGAAGGCTACCGGAACATTTCATCCAGTGAAGAGGAGCGGTATGATAACGGACTCCGTTTCATCAATAACGGAAAAGACCCCCTGCATCTCATGGATATTCATGGCAATAAAAGGATCGATATCTTCGGCAACAATAAAGTTAAGATGCTTCTCTCCAATATGGGCAGGCTCTCCTCGGAGCTTCTCGCAGCAACCTTGAGGAGCGCCAATGTCAACGCCGAGGCCATGCCGCTTCCCGATGCCTATACGCTGCAGCTGGCGAGAAGCTACATGTCGGGCAAGGAATGCCTGCCTTCGCAGCTGGTTCTGGGGGCGGCCCTCAAGTACCTTACATCGGAAAAGTACCGGAAGGATGAAATATATCTCCTTTTTGTGCCAACGACAACCGGCCCATGCCGGACCGGCCAGTACTTCGTGTTCTATGAAAATCTTTTCAAGGATCTCAGGATTGAGAACGTTGTCGTGGTGACGCTGGACTCGGAAAATTCCTATAATGAACTGGGTTCGAAGTTTTCCAGGCATGCCTGGTGGGGGCTGGTGGCAGCCGATTTTATGAAGGACATCGAGACATCGCTGCGTACCTGCGCCGTGGATCCCCTGGCAGCCATTGCAAAATATGATGAGCTCTGGCAGGAACTCATCGATATCGCCGAGACCGACACGAGTAAAATTATTCCTGCCATGAAGAGGATCGCTGGAGAGATAGCCAAAATTCCGCTGAAACAGAAGATGAAGGACGCACCGAAGGTTCTGGTCGTGGGCGAGATATACGTGCGGCGTGACGACTTCGCCGTTGATGAACTTATCCGCCTCATGAGCAGGAAGGGCATTATTGCCAAGGTGTCGGGCATCACGGAATGGATCTATTACTGCGACTACATGCGGCGCTATGAAATTGTGAAGCGCCTGAAGCTTATTCCCTGGTACAGCCGGTATTTCTCAAAGGATTTCAGGGACCTCATCCTCTTTGGAATAGAGGCGAAGTGGAAACACAGCGTGGAACATAAGGTGAAAAAAGCCCTGGAATCCACAGAGCTTATCCCCGAGACTCCCCATGATATGGACAAAATTATGGGCAACGCCTTTGATCATTTTGTCACATCGGAACTCGAATCGGAAATTTCAATTTCAAGCGGCGTGGCATCAACAGCTCTCATGGGCGATTTTTCCGGTGTGGTTAACATATCCCCCTTCGCCTGTCTCATAGGCAGGGTCATAGAGGGTCTGGTGACTCCCTGGGCCAGGGAGCGCCTCTATCCCATCATATCCGTGGAAATTGACGGTGATATACTTCCTCCCAATATCATTAACAAGCTGGATATTTTCATGCTCAATGTTCTCCGTTTCAGGAATAACCCCGATGCCATGGACCTGGTGGAAAAAGAGGGGGAACAGGATACATCCCTGACCAGAAAGGTAATACGACTGAGTTGA
- the sfsA gene encoding DNA/RNA nuclease SfsA, giving the protein MVHGIFVERLNRFVGIVLVNGKEEKIYIPNTGRLSELAISGEPVLLVPSQGKYSHKLLYFYYNGKPVLIDSTASNGIFSALVARGMVPEFRGLTFIRREPAFENHRFDFLFRDVGGNALLVELKSCTLAWKGVASFPDAVSSRATDHVKALARAGGGTMVFFILHENVEVFVPNYHTDFIFYETLKKHYAAIRILAYSVRYDEEFAITSLNPVKVIMPPVRPAGLYCLVYRYDGCERAGSALGSTVELKKGYYVRTGASDDDVFRDIDLLKRKARRVKGEGEDIFAAMKVVADIPFVDESIALEDLHDLLVKTGGSPAGTLEFMETVSLYYFRDNPLRDRSFWDRVLEMRYGKYRSF; this is encoded by the coding sequence ATGGTTCACGGAATTTTTGTTGAACGCCTGAACCGTTTCGTCGGCATCGTACTTGTCAATGGCAAAGAAGAGAAGATATATATTCCTAATACGGGTCGACTGTCGGAACTTGCCATTTCGGGAGAACCGGTCCTCCTTGTTCCCTCGCAGGGGAAGTATTCCCATAAGCTCCTCTATTTTTATTATAACGGAAAACCGGTCCTTATAGATTCCACTGCCAGCAACGGTATATTCAGTGCGCTGGTCGCTCGCGGTATGGTCCCGGAATTCAGAGGTTTGACCTTTATAAGACGCGAACCCGCCTTTGAGAATCACCGGTTTGATTTTCTTTTTCGGGATGTCGGAGGCAACGCTCTCCTTGTAGAATTGAAATCATGTACCCTGGCCTGGAAGGGCGTCGCATCATTCCCCGACGCCGTGAGTTCCCGGGCTACTGACCATGTCAAGGCTCTGGCACGGGCCGGCGGAGGGACGATGGTCTTTTTCATCCTCCATGAGAATGTGGAGGTCTTTGTTCCCAACTATCATACTGATTTTATTTTTTATGAAACGCTGAAGAAACATTATGCCGCGATCCGTATTCTTGCCTATTCGGTACGATATGATGAAGAATTCGCCATAACATCACTGAATCCAGTTAAGGTAATCATGCCCCCGGTCAGACCCGCAGGTCTGTACTGTCTTGTCTACCGGTACGACGGCTGCGAACGGGCCGGATCAGCGTTAGGCAGTACAGTAGAACTGAAAAAAGGATATTATGTACGCACGGGCGCGAGTGATGATGATGTTTTTCGAGACATTGATCTTCTTAAACGCAAGGCTAGAAGAGTGAAAGGAGAAGGCGAGGATATTTTTGCCGCCATGAAAGTCGTTGCCGACATTCCTTTCGTTGATGAGAGCATTGCTCTTGAGGACCTTCATGATCTTCTGGTGAAAACCGGGGGATCACCGGCAGGCACGTTGGAGTTTATGGAAACGGTTTCGCTCTATTACTTCCGGGACAATCCACTGCGTGATCGCAGCTTCTGGGATCGCGTTCTCGAAATGAGATATGGGAAATACAGGTCATTCTGA
- a CDS encoding undecaprenyl-diphosphatase, with amino-acid sequence MTDAVSAVILGIVEGLTEFLPVSSTGHLIIVNKYIYFGEQFTKMFDIVIQLGAILSVVIYFRKKLIPFGKEVSESDRKDIFDTWKKAIVGVIPALVIGAAVHDYIEQYLFTPVVVSITLIIWGIFLIIIDRGDRTGRFNSIKEITYTTAILIGFIQCLSMVPGTSRSAATIIGAMLLGVSRIAAVEYSFFLSIPTMVAASGYSLLKSGLSMNAHEAVTLSIGFIVSFFVAWMVIAFFMKYITSHDFRPFGYYRIILGIIVLIWLVI; translated from the coding sequence ATGACTGATGCAGTTAGTGCTGTAATACTGGGGATCGTGGAAGGCCTCACGGAATTTCTTCCCGTTTCTTCCACAGGGCATTTGATTATCGTAAATAAATATATCTACTTCGGCGAGCAGTTCACAAAAATGTTCGACATTGTCATTCAGCTCGGCGCCATACTTTCAGTTGTAATATATTTCAGAAAAAAGCTTATACCATTCGGAAAAGAAGTGAGCGAATCGGACAGAAAAGATATTTTTGATACGTGGAAAAAAGCGATAGTCGGCGTGATACCCGCTCTTGTAATTGGTGCGGCTGTTCACGATTATATTGAACAATATTTATTTACGCCGGTCGTGGTATCGATAACACTGATAATCTGGGGGATATTTCTAATTATAATTGACAGGGGAGATAGAACAGGCCGATTCAATTCGATAAAAGAAATTACATATACAACGGCAATACTCATAGGGTTTATCCAATGCCTGTCGATGGTGCCCGGCACATCGCGATCAGCTGCCACCATAATAGGCGCCATGCTCCTGGGTGTTTCGCGCATTGCCGCCGTTGAATATTCTTTCTTTCTGTCCATTCCTACCATGGTTGCGGCATCGGGATATTCGCTGCTCAAATCCGGTTTATCGATGAATGCGCACGAAGCAGTAACCCTCTCAATTGGCTTTATTGTTTCCTTTTTCGTCGCATGGATGGTAATCGCGTTTTTCATGAAATATATTACCAGTCACGATTTCCGCCCCTTTGGTTATTACCGGATTATTCTCGGCATCATCGTCCTGATATGGCTCGTTATATAA